One part of the Microlunatus elymi genome encodes these proteins:
- a CDS encoding sodium:solute symporter family protein — protein MPMETLRIDANAIDYILVALYFVLVIAIGLMSRRKVSSSLDFLLAGRSLPAWITGLAFISANLGATELLGQSANGAQYGEQAFHYYWIGAVPAMVFLALFMMPFYYGSKVRSVPEFLHRRFNRTTQRLQALLFAVATVLIAGVNLYALALVVNALLGWPIWVSIVAAAFVVLAYTFLGGLSAAIYNEVLQFFVIVVAMIPVTIVGLHRVGGWNGLTAKIAPLPHGADNLSPFPAQQLTGFDSPILSVIGVVFGLGFVLSFGYWTTNFTEVQRAFSANSAGAAQRTPLIAAIPKALVALVIIIPGMIAAVLIPSINELKRGLPSDVAYNDVVPLMLRELLPNGFLGVALTGLLASFMAGMAANVSSFNTIFTYDIWQDWLRPGKPDWYYLNVGRIVTVAATLMAIGTAFIAAGFSNIMDYIQSLFSFFNVPLFATFILGLYWKRMTGTAGWTSLAAGVIGAVGVYILNTVGVLNLPGQGASFLGASVGFVLAIIVGVVVSYRTTPKPEAELVGLVRSLTPTKSLAAAVEPGWYKSPVVLTVIIGILTVGGYVFFTIV, from the coding sequence ATCCCGATGGAGACGTTGCGGATCGATGCGAATGCCATCGACTACATCCTGGTGGCACTCTATTTCGTCCTGGTGATCGCCATCGGACTGATGTCGCGACGGAAGGTTTCCAGCAGCCTGGACTTCCTTCTGGCCGGTCGTAGTCTGCCCGCCTGGATCACCGGCTTGGCCTTCATCTCGGCCAACCTGGGCGCGACCGAGTTGCTCGGACAATCCGCCAACGGCGCGCAGTACGGCGAACAGGCGTTCCACTATTACTGGATCGGCGCGGTCCCGGCGATGGTGTTCCTGGCCCTGTTCATGATGCCGTTCTATTACGGCTCCAAGGTGCGCAGCGTCCCGGAATTTCTGCATCGACGGTTCAACCGCACCACTCAGCGGTTGCAGGCTCTGTTGTTTGCGGTGGCCACCGTGCTGATCGCCGGCGTCAACCTGTACGCGTTGGCTCTGGTGGTAAATGCGCTGCTCGGCTGGCCGATCTGGGTTTCGATCGTCGCCGCCGCGTTCGTCGTACTGGCCTACACCTTCCTCGGCGGATTGTCGGCTGCGATCTACAACGAGGTGCTGCAGTTCTTCGTCATCGTGGTCGCGATGATCCCGGTTACCATCGTCGGTTTGCATCGGGTCGGCGGCTGGAACGGATTGACCGCCAAGATCGCCCCGCTGCCCCATGGAGCCGACAACCTGAGTCCGTTTCCGGCCCAGCAACTGACCGGATTCGACAGTCCGATCCTGTCGGTGATCGGGGTCGTGTTCGGACTCGGGTTCGTGCTGTCCTTCGGCTACTGGACGACGAACTTCACCGAGGTGCAGCGAGCGTTCTCCGCCAACAGCGCCGGCGCCGCGCAGCGGACACCGCTGATCGCAGCCATCCCGAAGGCCCTGGTCGCACTGGTGATCATCATCCCCGGCATGATCGCGGCCGTGCTGATTCCCAGTATCAACGAGCTGAAACGAGGGCTGCCGTCCGACGTCGCGTACAACGATGTCGTGCCGTTGATGCTGCGCGAATTGTTGCCGAACGGATTTCTCGGGGTGGCGCTGACCGGTCTGCTGGCGTCATTCATGGCCGGCATGGCGGCCAACGTCAGTTCGTTCAACACGATCTTCACCTATGACATCTGGCAGGACTGGTTGCGCCCCGGAAAACCGGACTGGTATTACCTGAACGTCGGCCGGATCGTCACCGTCGCGGCTACCCTGATGGCCATCGGTACTGCCTTCATCGCAGCCGGATTCAGCAACATCATGGATTACATCCAGTCGCTGTTCTCGTTCTTCAACGTGCCGCTGTTCGCCACGTTCATCCTCGGCCTGTATTGGAAACGGATGACCGGCACCGCCGGCTGGACGAGTTTGGCGGCCGGCGTGATCGGGGCGGTCGGCGTCTACATTCTGAATACGGTCGGGGTGCTGAACCTTCCCGGCCAGGGGGCGAGTTTCCTGGGGGCGAGCGTCGGATTCGTCCTTGCCATCATTGTCGGCGTCGTCGTTTCTTACCGTACGACGCCCAAACCCGAGGCCGAGCTGGTCGGTCTGGTCCGCAGCCTGACGCCGACCAAGTCGCTGGCCGCGGCGGTCGAGCCGGGCTGGTACAAGTCGCCGGTGGTGCTCACCGTGATCATCGGCATCCTGACGGTGGGCGGTTATGTCTTCTTCACCATCGTTTGA
- the ahcY gene encoding adenosylhomocysteinase, which yields MDYRVADLSLAEFGRKEITLAEQEMPGLMAMRAEYGASKPLTGARIAGSIHMTVQTAVLIETLTALGAEVRWASCNIFSTQDHAAAAVVVGKDGTPDDPQGVPVFAWKGETLPEYWECTAEIFNWGEQLPNMILDDGGDATLLVHKGVEYEKAGAVPQPGPDDPEELGVILAQLKKSISSGTSRWVEIGSAIMGVTEETTTGVHRLYEMAREGSLLFPAISVNDAVTKSKFDNKYGCRHSLIDGINRATDVLIGGKVAVVCGYGDVGKGCAESLRGQGARVIITEIDPICALQAAMDGYQVTTLEDVLSYGDIFVTTTGCRDVISADQMSRMKHQAIVGNIGHFDNEIDMAGLAKIAGIVKDEIKPQVHEWTFEAGTDRAHSIIILSEGRLLNLGNATGHPSFVMSNSFTNQVLAQIELYTKPEDYPTDVYTLPKALDEKVARLHLDALGVKLTELTPTQAAYLGVPVEGPYKPELYRY from the coding sequence ATGGATTATCGCGTCGCAGATCTGAGCCTGGCCGAGTTCGGCCGCAAGGAGATCACCCTCGCCGAGCAGGAGATGCCCGGCCTGATGGCCATGCGGGCGGAGTACGGAGCCAGCAAGCCGCTGACCGGTGCTCGGATCGCCGGGTCGATCCACATGACCGTGCAGACTGCGGTGCTGATCGAGACCTTGACCGCGCTCGGCGCCGAGGTGCGGTGGGCCAGCTGCAACATCTTCTCCACCCAGGACCACGCCGCAGCCGCCGTGGTGGTCGGCAAGGACGGCACGCCGGACGATCCGCAGGGCGTACCGGTGTTCGCCTGGAAGGGCGAGACGCTGCCGGAGTACTGGGAGTGCACGGCCGAGATCTTCAACTGGGGCGAGCAACTGCCCAACATGATCCTCGACGACGGCGGTGACGCGACCCTGCTGGTGCACAAGGGCGTCGAGTACGAGAAGGCCGGCGCGGTGCCCCAGCCCGGCCCGGACGATCCGGAGGAACTCGGCGTCATCCTGGCCCAGCTGAAGAAGTCGATCTCGTCCGGCACGTCGCGCTGGGTGGAGATCGGTTCGGCGATCATGGGCGTGACCGAGGAGACCACCACCGGCGTGCACCGGCTGTACGAGATGGCGCGCGAGGGATCGCTGCTGTTCCCGGCGATCAGCGTCAACGACGCGGTGACCAAGTCCAAGTTCGACAACAAGTACGGCTGCCGGCACTCCCTGATCGACGGCATCAACCGGGCCACCGACGTGCTGATCGGCGGCAAGGTCGCGGTCGTCTGCGGCTACGGCGACGTCGGCAAGGGCTGCGCGGAATCGCTGCGTGGGCAGGGCGCCCGGGTGATCATCACCGAGATCGACCCGATCTGCGCGCTGCAGGCGGCGATGGACGGCTACCAGGTGACGACGCTGGAGGACGTGCTGAGCTACGGCGACATCTTCGTCACCACCACCGGTTGCCGCGACGTCATCTCCGCCGATCAGATGAGCCGGATGAAGCACCAGGCGATCGTCGGCAACATCGGCCACTTCGACAACGAGATCGACATGGCCGGGCTGGCCAAGATCGCGGGCATCGTGAAGGACGAGATCAAGCCGCAGGTGCACGAGTGGACCTTCGAGGCGGGCACCGATCGGGCGCACTCGATCATCATCCTGAGCGAGGGCCGGCTGCTCAATCTCGGCAACGCGACCGGGCACCCGAGCTTCGTCATGAGTAACTCGTTCACCAACCAGGTGCTGGCTCAGATCGAGCTCTACACCAAGCCCGAGGACTACCCGACCGACGTCTACACGCTGCCGAAGGCGCTGGACGAGAAGGTCGCCCGGCTGCATCTGGATGCCCTCGGTGTCAAGCTCACCGAACTCACTCCGACCCAGGCCGCCTACCTCGGTGTCCCGGTCGAAGGGCCGTACAAGCCGGAGTTGTACCGCTACTGA
- a CDS encoding SixA phosphatase family protein, whose amino-acid sequence MAVNRTIVLLRHAKSAWGLDVEDHERPLSKRGKRDGLAVGEHLARHRIEPELIWCSRAVRARQTWERAVKAGADADRVNYDDHLYEAVAHELLKLLRKTPDEVRTVMMIGHAPGIPDLVEKLAPRDGKTELWNRMDTKFPTSGMAVLGYDGHWSDLRKQSATLLDFAVPRGKPKK is encoded by the coding sequence ATGGCGGTCAACCGCACGATTGTGCTGCTCCGGCACGCGAAGTCGGCCTGGGGTCTGGATGTCGAGGATCACGAACGGCCGTTGTCGAAGCGCGGCAAACGGGACGGTCTCGCGGTCGGCGAGCACCTGGCCCGGCATCGGATCGAGCCCGAGCTGATCTGGTGCTCCCGAGCGGTCCGCGCGCGGCAGACCTGGGAACGGGCGGTCAAGGCAGGTGCCGACGCCGATCGGGTGAACTACGACGACCATCTGTACGAGGCGGTTGCGCACGAACTGCTGAAGCTGCTGCGCAAGACGCCGGACGAGGTCCGGACAGTGATGATGATCGGTCACGCGCCCGGAATTCCCGACCTGGTTGAGAAGTTGGCGCCGCGCGACGGCAAGACCGAACTGTGGAATCGGATGGACACGAAGTTTCCGACCAGCGGGATGGCCGTGCTCGGCTACGACGGCCACTGGTCGGACCTACGAAAGCAGTCGGCCACCCTGCTGGATTTCGCGGTGCCGCGGGGCAAGCCGAAGAAATGA
- a CDS encoding DUF3039 domain-containing protein: MSQQLSPGAETIVDERTKSEYRYDEGDAERFSHYVPKDKLTEAMVMGTPVVALCGKVWVPSRDPEKFPICPECKEIWDSLRPGKGGDKDGES; encoded by the coding sequence GTGAGTCAGCAGTTGAGCCCCGGCGCCGAGACGATTGTCGACGAGCGGACCAAGTCCGAGTACCGCTACGACGAGGGCGACGCGGAACGATTCAGTCATTACGTGCCCAAGGACAAGCTGACCGAGGCGATGGTGATGGGTACGCCGGTGGTCGCGCTGTGCGGCAAGGTCTGGGTGCCCAGCCGCGATCCGGAGAAGTTCCCGATCTGCCCCGAGTGCAAGGAGATCTGGGACAGCCTGCGCCCCGGCAAGGGCGGCGACAAGGACGGCGAGTCCTGA
- a CDS encoding phosphotransferase, which translates to MRRYREPAGEREEIPLLGGDVTEGLVRVGDTVRGPLGSNSALVHAALDHLESVGFVGAPRFLGVDDQGRAVLSYVDGEVAGRPRPDWIADEGRLISVARLLRSLDDAMIDFGIPDIELEQNPDPEGIPPARSYPSDFIGHRDVTPENVIFRDGVAYALIDFDLARPSTRMQEVQGALVYWAPISDPADRDRRLRDVDPFRRARLFADAYGLDAADRTVLVEDLRYGTERSWHLMRDRARRLGGGWARMWDEGVGDVIRRRGAWLDEHGEELATALVS; encoded by the coding sequence GTGCGCAGATATCGGGAGCCGGCGGGGGAGCGGGAGGAGATCCCGCTGCTCGGTGGTGATGTGACCGAGGGACTGGTACGGGTCGGGGACACCGTACGGGGCCCGCTGGGCAGCAACTCGGCATTGGTGCATGCCGCTCTTGATCATCTGGAGTCGGTCGGCTTCGTCGGGGCGCCGCGGTTCCTCGGGGTTGATGATCAAGGTCGGGCGGTGTTGAGTTACGTCGACGGCGAGGTGGCGGGGCGCCCGCGGCCGGACTGGATCGCCGACGAGGGCCGGTTGATCTCGGTGGCGCGGCTGCTGCGGTCGTTGGACGACGCCATGATCGATTTCGGCATCCCGGACATCGAGCTGGAGCAGAACCCCGACCCAGAAGGGATCCCGCCGGCTCGAAGCTATCCGAGCGACTTCATCGGGCACCGCGACGTCACCCCGGAGAACGTGATCTTCCGCGACGGCGTTGCCTACGCATTGATCGACTTCGACCTCGCGCGTCCCTCGACCCGGATGCAGGAAGTCCAAGGGGCGTTGGTCTATTGGGCGCCGATCAGCGATCCGGCCGACCGGGACCGTCGGCTGCGCGACGTGGATCCGTTCCGGCGCGCCCGGCTGTTCGCGGACGCCTACGGGCTTGACGCTGCGGATCGGACCGTCCTGGTCGAGGATCTGCGGTACGGCACCGAACGGTCCTGGCATCTGATGCGCGACCGGGCCCGGCGACTCGGCGGCGGCTGGGCACGGATGTGGGACGAGGGGGTCGGCGACGTCATTCGCCGCCGCGGTGCCTGGCTCGACGAGCACGGCGAGGAACTCGCCACGGCGCTGGTGTCATGA
- a CDS encoding aldo/keto reductase, with protein MEYTHLGRTGLSVSRLCLGTMNFGPQTSESDSHKIMDAAHDAGINFFDTANVYGRQVSVGKTEEIIGNWFASGGGRRERTVLATKLYGEMPYEGQPDAGWPNEGKLSALNIRRAIDASLQRLQTDHLDLIQFHHVDRATPWEEIWQACETAVAQGKILYVGSSNFSGWHIAQAQEAAKQRHFVGLVSEQSFYNLLVRDIEREVIPAAQYYGLGVIPWSPLNGGLLGGVIKKERDGVRRYEGRAKDNLEANREALTAYEDLADDLGVEPGELGLSWLLHRPGITGPIIGPRTADQLSGALRAVELKLEQSTLDRLDELFPGYKTAPEDYAW; from the coding sequence ATGGAGTACACCCACTTGGGCCGTACCGGCCTGTCCGTTTCCCGGCTCTGCCTCGGCACGATGAATTTCGGCCCGCAGACCAGCGAATCCGACTCACACAAGATCATGGATGCCGCGCATGACGCCGGCATCAACTTCTTCGACACCGCGAACGTCTACGGTCGACAGGTCAGCGTCGGCAAGACCGAGGAGATCATCGGCAACTGGTTCGCCTCCGGCGGCGGCCGTCGCGAACGTACGGTGCTCGCGACCAAGCTCTACGGCGAGATGCCGTACGAGGGTCAGCCCGACGCCGGCTGGCCGAACGAGGGCAAGCTGTCCGCCCTCAACATCCGCCGGGCCATCGACGCCAGCCTGCAGCGGCTGCAGACCGATCACCTCGACCTGATCCAGTTCCACCACGTCGACAGGGCGACGCCGTGGGAGGAGATCTGGCAGGCCTGCGAGACCGCCGTCGCGCAGGGCAAGATCCTCTACGTCGGCTCGTCCAACTTCTCCGGCTGGCACATCGCCCAGGCGCAGGAGGCGGCCAAGCAGCGACATTTCGTCGGCCTGGTCAGCGAGCAGTCGTTCTACAACCTGCTGGTCCGCGACATCGAGCGCGAGGTCATTCCGGCCGCGCAGTACTACGGGCTCGGCGTAATTCCGTGGTCGCCGCTGAACGGCGGCCTGCTCGGCGGCGTGATCAAGAAGGAGCGCGACGGCGTACGGCGTTACGAGGGCCGGGCCAAGGACAACCTCGAAGCCAATCGCGAAGCGCTGACCGCCTACGAGGACCTGGCCGACGATCTCGGCGTCGAACCGGGCGAACTCGGGCTGTCCTGGCTGCTGCATCGTCCCGGGATCACCGGGCCGATCATCGGTCCGCGCACCGCTGATCAGCTCAGCGGCGCACTCCGCGCGGTCGAGCTGAAGCTGGAGCAGTCCACCCTCGATCGACTCGACGAGCTCTTCCCGGGTTACAAGACCGCCCCGGAGGACTACGCCTGGTGA
- a CDS encoding small ribosomal subunit Rsm22 family protein — protein sequence MADLPGDLAAALDRVTAGVNQDRLATVTGRLIDRYQADHPAEPGRPIMAGEQEARAYAAYRMPATYAAIRAVLDQLPDLEPDTHLDVAGGTGVAIWAVADRWTSIRQHTVLEQAPAAIKLGRTLAAGADRAGVRQAHWQQMVFGERSGPLRQAQDTSSTGSGPLSGSGSLPRADVITVGYLLSEIDESLQQQVIRASADAAGELLIIVEPGTKKGYRRIISAREQLLAAGMSLVAPCPHQLRCPLQDQDRDWCHFAARVNRSPVHRRAKGAELGYEDEKFSYLVVAPPGVDVSARAESRVLRHPQYPKGRVRLELCQRDGTAAAAVIAKRDKETYRLARKVEWGDGWPDVRR from the coding sequence GTGGCTGATCTTCCGGGTGATCTGGCCGCTGCGCTCGATCGCGTCACCGCCGGAGTGAACCAAGATCGACTCGCGACCGTCACCGGCAGGCTGATCGACCGCTATCAGGCCGACCACCCGGCCGAGCCCGGCCGGCCGATCATGGCCGGTGAGCAGGAGGCGCGTGCGTACGCGGCCTACCGGATGCCGGCCACGTACGCGGCGATCAGGGCGGTCCTTGATCAACTCCCCGATCTCGAGCCGGACACGCATCTGGACGTCGCCGGTGGTACGGGCGTCGCGATCTGGGCGGTCGCCGACCGCTGGACCTCGATCCGGCAGCACACCGTACTGGAACAGGCGCCGGCCGCGATCAAGCTCGGTCGCACCTTGGCCGCGGGTGCCGATCGTGCCGGGGTGCGCCAGGCACACTGGCAGCAGATGGTGTTCGGTGAGCGATCCGGTCCGCTTCGACAAGCTCAGGACACCAGTTCGACAGGCTCAGGACCCTTGTCCGGCTCCGGGTCCTTGCCTCGAGCTGACGTGATCACCGTCGGCTATCTGCTCAGTGAGATAGACGAATCGCTGCAGCAGCAGGTGATCCGGGCGTCGGCCGACGCGGCCGGGGAATTGTTGATCATCGTCGAGCCCGGCACCAAGAAGGGCTATCGTCGGATCATTTCCGCCCGTGAGCAACTTCTCGCCGCCGGGATGTCCCTGGTGGCGCCGTGTCCGCATCAGCTGCGCTGTCCGCTGCAAGATCAAGATCGGGACTGGTGCCATTTCGCGGCCAGGGTGAATCGCAGTCCTGTCCACCGCAGGGCCAAGGGTGCCGAACTGGGGTACGAGGACGAGAAGTTCAGCTATCTGGTGGTCGCGCCACCAGGCGTCGACGTGTCGGCGCGGGCCGAGAGTCGGGTGTTGCGTCATCCGCAGTATCCGAAGGGTCGAGTGCGGCTCGAGTTGTGCCAACGGGACGGGACGGCGGCGGCGGCGGTCATCGCCAAGCGGGACAAGGAAACGTATCGGCTGGCTCGCAAGGTCGAGTGGGGCGACGGGTGGCCGGACGTCCGACGATGA
- a CDS encoding phytanoyl-CoA dioxygenase family protein: MLTSNGYVLSQRPERFGSLQPVPDGERADRSALWQRLDDDGYLYLPGFLDRQVVEDFRRYYFDRLAPAGLTETGGSKDDLDQSTLRRVLFREIVPGRAYDDFCRQPKIVDFFGWLLADDVHLHRRKILRHTRPGDTGIGQATQAHYDLLYLREGTAQVLTIWIPVGDCPVERGSLIYLEGSHRWVQAEEAAGRLQRPAASITADLPGLADDHDARWLATDFRCGDVMVHTSQIVHAALDNVDPDRVTRLSTDIRYQRVSDRIDARWQHDWHDRDGL; encoded by the coding sequence GTGTTGACCTCCAACGGGTACGTGCTGAGTCAGCGGCCGGAGCGGTTCGGCTCCCTGCAACCGGTGCCGGACGGCGAACGAGCCGATCGCAGTGCGTTGTGGCAGCGGTTGGACGACGACGGATACCTGTACCTGCCAGGATTTCTGGATCGCCAGGTGGTCGAGGATTTCCGCCGCTACTACTTCGATCGGCTTGCCCCTGCCGGACTCACCGAGACCGGCGGCAGCAAAGATGATCTTGATCAGTCAACCCTGCGCAGGGTCCTGTTCCGGGAGATCGTGCCCGGTCGGGCGTACGACGACTTCTGCCGGCAACCGAAGATCGTCGACTTCTTCGGCTGGCTGCTCGCCGACGACGTCCATCTGCACCGCCGCAAGATCCTCCGCCACACCAGGCCCGGCGACACGGGCATCGGCCAGGCGACCCAGGCCCACTACGATCTCTTGTATCTGCGCGAGGGGACCGCGCAGGTGCTGACGATCTGGATCCCGGTCGGCGATTGCCCGGTCGAACGGGGCAGCCTGATCTACCTGGAAGGCAGTCATCGCTGGGTGCAGGCCGAGGAGGCCGCCGGTCGGCTGCAGCGCCCCGCCGCGTCGATCACCGCCGACCTGCCGGGCCTGGCCGATGATCATGACGCCCGCTGGCTGGCGACGGACTTCCGCTGCGGGGACGTGATGGTGCACACGTCCCAGATCGTCCATGCTGCGTTGGACAATGTCGACCCGGACCGGGTCACCCGGCTGTCCACCGACATCCGCTACCAACGCGTCTCTGATCGGATCGACGCTCGTTGGCAGCACGACTGGCACGACCGCGACGGTCTCTGA
- the recQ gene encoding DNA helicase RecQ, which produces MSVPSRSESPQQVLQRVFGYDAFHGEQAEIIEYVCAGGDALVLMPTGGGKSLCYQIPALVRPGVGVVISPLIALMQDQVDALQALGVRAGFLNSTQDFGQRRDTEQALLAGQLDLLYLAPERLRVPATLELLDRAEIALFAIDEAHCVSQWGHDFRPDYLQLSGLHQRWPQVPRIALTATATAATRAEIAARLDLGRARHFVASFDRPNINYRIVPKDNPRKQLLELITGEHDGDCGIVYCLSRASVEDTADFLSRQGIPALPYHAGLDSGTRADHQSRFLREDRMIMVATIAFGMGIDKPDVRFVAHLDLPKSVEGYYQETGRAGRDGLPSTAWLAYGLPDVVQQRKLINNSEGDAARKRQLSAHLDAMLALCETVQCRRSQLLAYFGEQTGPCGNCDTCLQPAETWDGTVAAQKVLSCVYRLHQRRQHFGAGHITDILAGRSTPKIEQFGHQQLSVFGVGDDLDPVQWRAVIRQLLAQGYLAVESDHGTLGLTESSRAVLFDGAEVKLRRDPERRRPRTAPKQARAQVELPAEAAPVFERLRAWRAGLAKEQGVPAYVIFHDATLRQIATEQPVDLADLGRINGVGEAKLARYGEQLLAALTA; this is translated from the coding sequence GTGAGTGTGCCGAGCCGTTCCGAATCGCCGCAGCAGGTGCTGCAGCGCGTCTTCGGGTACGACGCCTTCCACGGTGAACAGGCCGAGATCATCGAGTACGTCTGCGCCGGCGGCGACGCGCTGGTGTTGATGCCGACCGGCGGCGGCAAGTCGCTGTGCTACCAGATCCCCGCGCTGGTCCGTCCCGGCGTCGGCGTGGTGATCTCACCGCTGATCGCGCTGATGCAGGACCAGGTGGACGCCCTGCAGGCGCTCGGCGTCCGCGCCGGTTTCCTCAACTCCACCCAGGACTTCGGACAACGCCGTGACACCGAGCAGGCGTTGCTGGCCGGCCAACTCGATCTGCTCTACCTGGCCCCGGAGCGGCTGCGGGTGCCCGCCACGCTCGAGCTGCTCGATCGGGCCGAGATCGCGCTCTTCGCGATCGACGAGGCGCACTGCGTTTCCCAGTGGGGACACGACTTCCGTCCCGACTACCTGCAACTGTCCGGGCTGCACCAGCGCTGGCCCCAGGTGCCCCGGATCGCGTTGACGGCAACCGCGACCGCCGCCACCAGAGCCGAGATCGCCGCACGGCTCGACCTCGGTCGGGCCCGGCACTTCGTCGCCAGCTTCGACCGGCCCAACATCAACTACCGGATCGTGCCCAAGGACAACCCGCGCAAGCAGTTGCTGGAGTTGATCACCGGCGAACATGACGGCGACTGCGGCATCGTCTATTGTCTGTCCCGGGCATCGGTGGAGGACACCGCCGATTTCCTCAGCAGGCAAGGGATTCCGGCACTTCCGTACCACGCCGGACTGGATTCGGGCACCCGCGCCGACCATCAATCGCGTTTCCTCCGGGAAGACCGGATGATCATGGTCGCCACCATCGCCTTCGGGATGGGGATCGACAAACCCGACGTCCGGTTCGTCGCCCACCTGGATCTGCCGAAGTCGGTGGAGGGCTACTATCAGGAGACCGGCCGGGCCGGCCGGGACGGTCTGCCGTCGACTGCCTGGCTCGCGTACGGGTTGCCGGACGTCGTCCAGCAGCGCAAGCTGATCAACAACTCCGAAGGCGACGCGGCCCGCAAGCGGCAGCTGTCGGCACATCTGGACGCGATGCTGGCACTGTGCGAGACGGTGCAGTGCCGACGCAGCCAACTGCTGGCCTACTTCGGTGAACAGACCGGCCCCTGCGGCAACTGCGACACCTGCCTGCAACCGGCCGAGACCTGGGACGGCACCGTGGCCGCGCAGAAGGTGCTCTCCTGCGTTTATCGGCTGCACCAGCGCCGGCAGCACTTCGGTGCCGGACACATCACCGACATCCTGGCCGGCAGGTCGACGCCGAAGATCGAACAGTTCGGCCATCAGCAGTTGTCCGTATTCGGCGTCGGCGATGATCTTGATCCGGTGCAGTGGCGCGCGGTGATCCGGCAACTGCTGGCCCAGGGCTACCTGGCGGTCGAATCCGACCACGGCACCCTCGGGCTGACCGAGAGCAGTCGTGCCGTGCTGTTCGACGGCGCCGAGGTGAAGCTCCGTCGAGACCCCGAACGGCGCCGGCCGCGGACGGCGCCGAAGCAGGCGAGGGCGCAGGTCGAACTGCCGGCCGAGGCCGCACCGGTATTCGAACGACTGCGGGCCTGGCGGGCCGGGTTGGCGAAGGAACAAGGCGTCCCGGCGTACGTGATCTTCCACGACGCGACGCTGCGGCAGATCGCCACCGAGCAGCCGGTGGATCTGGCCGATCTCGGCCGGATCAACGGAGTCGGCGAGGCCAAATTGGCGCGCTACGGCGAACAGTTGCTGGCCGCCCTGACCGCCTGA
- a CDS encoding helix-turn-helix domain-containing protein — MAWSRYLARDPQLRDAGLACVGAGEKTTGPRDRVVERTLPCYALVIVSNGAGDFVDASGRHPVRAPAAFWLFPGVGHSYGPDGRGWSEHWMLFEGVTSRAYESYGAWDRSAPVVTLRHRPERELLDCFGELRRLTRSPSSTAQLLAATVMHRIIGLVRAATAPRIEDQSVIDRISGSVADNISVAERARRLGLSPAALRDEVRSATGLSVHELIIRARITRAQQLLKDSDLGVAEIGRMIGYEDAAYFSRLFSRRTGFSPIKFRELP; from the coding sequence ATGGCGTGGAGCCGTTACCTTGCTCGAGATCCCCAGCTGCGTGATGCCGGCCTGGCCTGCGTCGGAGCGGGCGAGAAGACGACGGGGCCGCGGGATCGGGTGGTCGAGCGGACCCTCCCGTGCTACGCCCTGGTGATCGTTTCGAACGGGGCGGGGGACTTCGTCGACGCGTCCGGCCGGCACCCGGTCCGCGCCCCGGCAGCGTTCTGGCTGTTCCCCGGGGTCGGCCACAGTTACGGTCCGGACGGCCGGGGCTGGTCCGAGCACTGGATGTTGTTCGAAGGAGTCACCTCCCGTGCCTACGAGTCGTACGGTGCCTGGGATCGGTCGGCGCCGGTGGTGACGTTACGACACCGACCCGAGCGCGAACTGCTGGACTGCTTCGGTGAACTTCGCCGGTTGACCCGATCGCCGAGCAGCACCGCGCAGCTGCTGGCAGCGACCGTGATGCACCGGATCATCGGCCTGGTCCGCGCCGCAACGGCTCCGCGGATCGAAGATCAGTCGGTGATCGATCGGATCAGCGGATCGGTGGCCGACAACATCAGCGTGGCCGAACGCGCCCGCCGGCTCGGACTGAGCCCGGCCGCACTGCGGGACGAAGTCCGCTCTGCAACCGGCCTGTCCGTACACGAGTTGATCATCAGAGCACGGATCACCAGAGCCCAACAGCTGTTGAAGGACAGCGATCTCGGAGTGGCCGAGATCGGCCGCATGATCGGCTACGAGGATGCCGCCTATTTCTCCAGATTGTTCAGCAGGCGCACCGGATTCTCGCCGATCAAGTTCCGCGAACTGCCGTGA